One stretch of Stanieria cyanosphaera PCC 7437 DNA includes these proteins:
- a CDS encoding P-loop NTPase family protein — MATIYLIDGEKGGVGKSLFCRCLLHFLEQKKIAYKLIDTDPKPDVAQIYNGIKDIQFVASDEATVMYSQTAGEVDKIIDLAMKEDVIVNLPGKVHQQVKFWIEGNNLLDEDFIKESGVSFCKFFLSNGSDISLDLLEDSLQTYKGKLPHILVRNQGLKLDWSDITNSDRFLELKSKYQFLEIDFPGLRRTDIDFIDRKKQPFAQVMAQLPLLARQRVKTFLSDTMAAIEGTGKFTTSPTPATANKK; from the coding sequence ATGGCAACTATATATTTAATAGATGGTGAAAAAGGAGGAGTAGGCAAGAGTCTTTTTTGTCGCTGTTTACTTCACTTTTTAGAACAAAAAAAGATTGCTTATAAGTTAATCGATACCGATCCCAAACCAGATGTGGCTCAAATCTATAACGGCATCAAAGATATTCAGTTTGTCGCTTCTGATGAGGCTACGGTGATGTATTCCCAAACCGCAGGAGAGGTTGACAAAATTATCGATCTGGCAATGAAAGAAGATGTAATTGTCAATCTTCCAGGTAAAGTTCACCAACAAGTTAAGTTTTGGATTGAGGGCAATAACTTATTAGATGAGGATTTTATCAAAGAAAGTGGAGTCAGCTTTTGTAAGTTCTTCCTTTCTAATGGGAGTGATATTTCTCTAGATTTACTGGAAGATTCTTTGCAGACATATAAAGGAAAGCTGCCCCATATTTTAGTCCGCAATCAAGGTTTAAAACTAGATTGGTCGGACATTACCAATAGCGATCGCTTTTTGGAATTAAAATCCAAATATCAATTCCTCGAAATCGATTTTCCCGGGTTACGTCGTACCGATATTGATTTTATCGACCGTAAAAAACAGCCCTTTGCTCAAGTGATGGCTCAGTTACCCCTACTAGCAAGACAGAGGGTTAAAACATTCCTCAGCGACACGATGGCAGCTATCGAAGGCACGGGCAAGTTTACTACTTCCCCTACTCCAGCAACGGCGAATAAGAAATGA
- a CDS encoding LuxR C-terminal-related transcriptional regulator — protein sequence MNETKTQSAIAYEFKLPSATVLLIKKDPFQRLGLCKILAKQESLTIYDCADSFKGLRLAQRYQPDIIILDLEILVSSNFKLYEQLIEQSPKAQLIVCGQKIDRETILKVYSISASYYFEDGDISKLLLAIASTFEGSIYVHPLTSHLLSNNLLMPVSSLGLDSLAPKELTALKHLITGKDYQEIGQTMCISSHTVRNYICGIVKKLGLKNRTQAVVVAVCGGLLAEIQ from the coding sequence ATGAATGAGACTAAAACCCAAAGCGCGATCGCTTATGAATTTAAACTACCATCAGCCACAGTTTTGCTAATTAAAAAAGATCCTTTTCAAAGATTAGGTCTTTGTAAAATATTAGCAAAGCAAGAATCTCTAACTATTTATGATTGTGCCGATTCATTTAAGGGATTGAGGCTGGCACAAAGATATCAGCCAGATATAATTATTTTAGATTTAGAAATTTTAGTCAGTAGTAATTTCAAGCTCTACGAACAACTCATCGAACAGTCACCTAAAGCTCAATTAATCGTTTGTGGACAAAAGATAGACCGCGAAACTATTCTCAAAGTCTATTCAATTTCAGCAAGTTACTACTTTGAAGATGGAGATATTTCCAAATTACTTTTAGCCATAGCTAGTACATTTGAAGGGAGTATTTACGTTCACCCCTTAACAAGCCATCTATTATCAAATAATCTGTTAATGCCAGTTTCATCTTTGGGATTGGATTCTCTTGCGCCAAAAGAATTAACAGCATTGAAGCATTTAATAACTGGTAAAGATTATCAGGAAATTGGTCAAACAATGTGTATTAGTTCTCATACAGTACGCAACTATATCTGTGGTATTGTTAAAAAGTTAGGTTTAAAAAATCGCACTCAAGCAGTAGTAGTTGCTGTTTGTGGTGGGTTATTAGCTGAAATTCAATAG
- a CDS encoding ParM/StbA family protein has protein sequence MNKRASKLTIVCDHGTSLTKVLYRVGRNGQPKQLTMDAQLLKLDVNVVENLQQTSGFGKPEHNAWLQTKGNSCYLVGRLAREYRASTSIKSLKYESIVPKILSVVGVIAVKENLSEQIKLDLALLLPLGESSNNSELEKELAEAIREFKFQGKTMGVDLQRYRCQPEGYGIASHLLKICSLESVQAQTFAVLMFGYRNTSLLLFKNGILSFDSSETTSLGFYNFSDRIIKKTSGLTREDIQSAIYTCRENIINHKTALGEERLITKIVVEELVKSRDKQRAEVEKARIETAINNSKIEYWQLLEGWLEEVIPTQRQLDRLIYTGGTSGFFRQELNDYLSVKYSENVEVSSTEELERELQLELNLSKISSNRFKQQQLPLRFADAWGLFVDFARYTSTYLNLPETSIELNIEKKLSVN, from the coding sequence ATGAATAAACGAGCCTCAAAATTAACTATAGTCTGCGACCACGGTACGAGTTTGACTAAGGTACTATATCGAGTTGGCAGAAATGGACAGCCAAAGCAGTTAACTATGGATGCACAACTATTAAAACTAGATGTAAATGTAGTTGAGAATCTGCAACAAACTTCAGGCTTTGGTAAGCCCGAACATAATGCCTGGTTACAAACAAAAGGGAACTCTTGTTATTTAGTAGGGAGATTGGCACGGGAGTACCGCGCCTCAACCAGTATCAAATCGTTAAAATACGAATCAATCGTACCTAAAATTCTCTCAGTTGTGGGTGTGATTGCAGTAAAAGAAAACTTATCCGAGCAAATAAAATTAGATTTAGCCCTACTGCTACCATTGGGTGAATCTAGTAATAATAGTGAGTTAGAAAAAGAATTAGCCGAAGCGATAAGAGAGTTTAAGTTTCAGGGAAAGACCATGGGCGTGGATTTGCAGAGATATCGATGTCAACCAGAAGGATACGGTATTGCCTCTCATCTGCTCAAAATTTGCTCCCTCGAATCAGTTCAAGCTCAAACTTTTGCCGTATTAATGTTTGGTTATCGCAATACCAGTTTATTGCTGTTTAAAAATGGTATTCTCAGTTTTGACAGTAGCGAAACGACTAGTTTAGGCTTTTACAATTTTAGCGACCGCATTATTAAGAAAACATCTGGGTTAACTAGAGAAGATATTCAATCTGCTATTTATACTTGCAGGGAGAATATTATTAACCACAAAACTGCATTGGGTGAAGAGAGATTGATAACCAAGATTGTAGTAGAAGAGTTGGTGAAGTCGAGAGATAAACAGAGGGCTGAAGTTGAAAAAGCCAGGATTGAAACTGCGATAAATAATTCAAAAATAGAATATTGGCAATTACTGGAAGGTTGGTTAGAGGAAGTTATTCCTACTCAAAGGCAATTAGATAGGTTAATTTATACGGGCGGTACGTCGGGGTTTTTCCGACAAGAGTTAAACGATTACTTATCGGTTAAATATTCAGAAAATGTAGAGGTTAGTTCGACAGAGGAATTAGAACGAGAGCTTCAGTTGGAGTTGAATTTAAGTAAAATTAGCTCCAATAGATTTAAACAGCAGCAACTACCATTAAGATTTGCCGATGCTTGGGGTTTATTTGTGGACTTTGCTCGATATACTTCAACTTATTTGAATTTGCCAGAAACTTCAATTGAGTTGAATATAGAAAAAAAGTTGAGTGTTAACTAA
- a CDS encoding plasmid mobilization protein gives MTKAKQNYRYKKEFKAARIDLRATPTEKAELQLKAKASGMSLGKYLIATGLNQKSTRITPAIDKALYLELCRQGNNLDRLARLHNTQAASGNYSKLHPDDRAMLEKIYNLLRQTLNQLQGRKVN, from the coding sequence ATGACCAAAGCCAAACAAAATTATCGCTACAAAAAAGAATTTAAAGCAGCACGAATAGATCTTAGAGCTACACCTACAGAAAAAGCAGAACTACAACTTAAAGCTAAAGCTTCAGGTATGAGTCTGGGTAAATATTTAATTGCTACTGGTTTAAATCAGAAATCGACTCGGATAACTCCAGCAATCGACAAAGCTCTATATCTAGAACTCTGTCGTCAGGGTAACAATCTCGATCGCTTAGCTCGCCTACACAATACCCAGGCAGCTTCTGGTAATTACTCCAAATTACATCCCGACGACCGGGCGATGCTAGAAAAAATTTATAATTTACTGCGTCAAACCTTAAATCAATTACAGGGAAGAAAAGTCAATTGA
- a CDS encoding relaxase/mobilization nuclease domain-containing protein: protein MIGKITTGSNFERLFKYLLKDNKQARILSGDRLLLEPDAKELASQFSWIASTRPTTKKPVKHISIGFAPTDGKVDVSTKVAISEAVVNGLGYTNNQWIAIAHGRNDPGHDWQHHHDHIHIVINAIDFNGERVSDSFDKTRLEKILRTLEAEHNLSPVVSSHECDRHRPKTNQIKRYQRESREYPDTAPEIPMMAKLEAAIDVVSRDRPTMTSFIARMQQLGIDVRPYITEKGRERISYRLGDFKVRGSKLHNGSFSKLISERGIDFDEVRDIPAIEAAYHGKSVEIDNKQSLSWERIDLDYWLPQSLKALANAHSIEKIWEIPDPKQWNKLQKTLLTRYGIPEHISAGLNEANLLSANAKGEPIWHKRSLLDSKDAHFWFEIKDRDERVETIVVTNSPVEAVSAYLVDRLVNKEDRPCLYLSLDRSEHLIKLDLTKFDTVVVNSRDKQLVSDRVSNLVIQKNDSSWQQSWLAHWNKVEAILKFEAKNTLIEKKPNKTMELEL, encoded by the coding sequence TTGATTGGCAAAATAACTACTGGCAGCAACTTCGAGCGCCTGTTTAAATATCTGCTCAAAGATAATAAACAAGCTCGAATTCTTAGTGGCGATCGCCTGTTACTCGAACCCGATGCCAAAGAACTTGCCAGTCAATTTAGCTGGATTGCCAGCACCAGACCGACTACCAAAAAACCAGTCAAGCATATCTCCATTGGCTTTGCTCCTACCGACGGAAAGGTAGATGTTTCAACCAAGGTGGCAATATCCGAAGCAGTAGTTAATGGGTTGGGCTATACCAACAATCAATGGATAGCAATCGCCCACGGAAGAAACGACCCGGGACACGATTGGCAACACCACCACGACCACATCCATATTGTCATCAATGCGATCGATTTTAATGGCGAGAGAGTCTCCGATAGTTTTGACAAAACTCGTTTAGAAAAGATTCTTAGAACCTTAGAAGCAGAACATAATCTAAGCCCCGTTGTCTCCAGTCATGAATGCGACCGACACAGACCTAAAACCAACCAAATTAAACGCTATCAGAGAGAAAGCAGGGAATACCCAGATACAGCACCAGAAATACCTATGATGGCAAAGCTAGAAGCTGCAATCGATGTTGTCAGTCGAGATCGACCCACCATGACATCATTTATAGCTAGAATGCAGCAGTTGGGAATTGATGTGCGACCCTATATTACTGAGAAAGGGAGAGAGCGTATTAGCTATCGCTTGGGAGATTTTAAAGTCAGAGGTAGCAAACTACATAACGGTAGTTTTTCTAAGTTAATCTCAGAACGAGGCATCGATTTTGATGAGGTTAGAGATATTCCCGCAATTGAAGCTGCATATCACGGCAAATCGGTAGAAATAGATAATAAGCAATCTCTTTCCTGGGAACGGATTGACCTTGACTATTGGCTACCACAATCTCTCAAAGCGTTAGCTAACGCTCATTCAATTGAGAAAATTTGGGAAATACCAGACCCCAAACAGTGGAACAAGCTACAAAAGACACTACTCACTCGCTATGGCATTCCCGAACATATTTCTGCTGGTTTAAATGAGGCTAATTTACTAAGCGCTAATGCTAAAGGAGAACCTATTTGGCACAAACGCAGCTTATTGGATAGCAAGGATGCTCACTTTTGGTTTGAGATTAAAGATCGTGACGAGCGAGTTGAGACAATTGTTGTTACTAACTCTCCCGTAGAAGCTGTATCTGCTTATTTAGTCGATAGATTGGTGAATAAGGAAGATCGCCCTTGTTTGTATCTGAGTTTAGATCGCTCAGAGCATCTTATAAAGCTCGATTTAACTAAATTTGACACTGTAGTTGTTAATAGTAGGGATAAACAGTTAGTTTCAGATAGAGTTTCTAATTTAGTAATTCAAAAGAATGACAGTAGTTGGCAGCAAAGTTGGTTAGCTCATTGGAACAAGGTCGAAGCGATCTTAAAATTTGAAGCTAAAAACACCTTGATTGAGAAAAAACCCAATAAAACTATGGAATTAGAATTGTAG
- a CDS encoding RES family NAD+ phosphorylase — MLLYRIAKSKYANDLSGEGARRAGGRWNYKGTPVVYTADSTALATLETLVHFPLNLTPKNRAISQRSAVRPATIELPDELPITTIDLADLPDNWATYPASNQLAEIGNDWIQKQETVAFCVPSSITPNAEGRNYILNPAHPDFTRVRIIKINEYRYDSRLFER, encoded by the coding sequence ATGCTGCTGTATCGAATTGCTAAGAGTAAGTATGCTAACGACCTTAGTGGGGAAGGAGCGAGAAGGGCAGGAGGACGCTGGAATTATAAAGGAACACCAGTAGTATATACTGCCGATTCAACTGCACTGGCTACTTTGGAAACGTTAGTTCACTTTCCTCTAAATTTAACACCCAAAAACAGAGCGATCTCGCAGAGATCCGCTGTGCGGCCCGCTACTATTGAGTTACCCGACGAACTGCCAATAACAACGATCGATTTGGCAGACTTACCAGATAATTGGGCTACCTATCCTGCATCAAACCAGTTGGCAGAAATAGGAAATGATTGGATTCAAAAACAAGAAACGGTTGCTTTCTGCGTCCCATCTTCGATTACTCCCAACGCTGAAGGGCGTAATTATATCTTGAATCCAGCTCATCCTGATTTTACAAGAGTAAGGATTATTAAGATAAACGAATATAGGTATGACAGTAGATTGTTTGAAAGATAG